The following are encoded in a window of Gramella sp. MT6 genomic DNA:
- a CDS encoding AbiH family protein, with the protein MNRLILIGNGFDLAHGLKTSFNDFISDYFCNAINTFYNDNVYEDELLEISWKGSHYYFDKIPKLVSKLDVYEKADQLIKSPNFNFDFKSPLLRNVFNKTSILKWVDLEVEFFNLLIATKNAYKNSNLQEAIQKLNSQLEYLKLKLVDYLKLQESSFSNNFDKKPLVKCFTDKIYKHEIVTTNLEEDILPENIYFLNFNYTNTFEDYFRIVKKQIPSSFNYIHGSLSEIHGKPIFGFGDEFDKKYLEFEDEKNNDLFKHIKSFEYLRTKNYYLLTRFIEADDFQVQIFGHSCGVSDRTMLNQIFEHENCKSIKIFYYKLNEDFDDFTDKTYEISRHFKDKGMLRKKLIPRDLSQEMPQPKVLSKTTVHRQ; encoded by the coding sequence ATGAATAGACTTATATTAATTGGGAATGGATTCGATTTAGCCCACGGGCTTAAAACCAGCTTTAACGATTTTATTTCGGACTATTTCTGTAATGCTATTAATACGTTTTATAATGATAATGTATATGAAGATGAACTCTTAGAAATAAGTTGGAAAGGAAGTCATTACTATTTTGATAAAATCCCAAAATTAGTATCCAAATTAGATGTTTATGAGAAAGCAGATCAACTTATAAAATCTCCAAATTTCAATTTTGATTTTAAATCACCTTTACTAAGAAATGTATTTAATAAAACTTCAATCCTTAAGTGGGTAGATCTAGAAGTAGAATTTTTCAACTTGTTGATAGCGACGAAAAACGCCTACAAAAATTCTAATCTTCAAGAAGCTATTCAAAAACTAAATAGTCAATTAGAGTACTTAAAATTAAAGCTAGTAGATTACTTGAAATTACAAGAAAGTTCTTTTTCAAATAATTTTGATAAAAAACCATTAGTAAAATGTTTTACAGATAAAATTTATAAACATGAGATTGTAACAACCAATTTAGAAGAGGACATTTTACCAGAAAATATTTACTTTCTAAATTTTAACTATACCAATACATTTGAAGATTATTTTAGAATTGTTAAAAAACAAATTCCTTCTTCTTTTAATTATATTCATGGCAGTTTATCCGAAATCCACGGAAAACCAATCTTTGGTTTTGGAGATGAGTTCGACAAGAAATATTTAGAGTTTGAGGATGAAAAGAATAATGACTTATTTAAACACATCAAATCATTTGAATACCTGAGAACCAAAAATTATTATTTATTAACTAGGTTTATTGAGGCGGATGATTTTCAAGTACAAATTTTCGGACATTCTTGCGGAGTTTCAGATAGAACAATGCTGAACCAAATTTTTGAACATGAAAATTGTAAGTCAATTAAAATTTTTTATTACAAGTTAAATGAAGATTTTGATGACTTTACCGATAAAACATATGAAATATCTAGACATTTTAAGGATAAAGGAATGCTAAGAAAGAAACTAATCCCACGTGATTTATCTCAGGAAATGCCCCAACCAAAAGTACTAAGCAAAACAACGGTTCATCGCCAATAA
- a CDS encoding DUF4177 domain-containing protein translates to MKEYKVETLIYYSKITTDTKHITKSSKKEIQEKLDEYSKNGYRLASTDATNFGLAVYIYLYFEKDL, encoded by the coding sequence ATGAAAGAATATAAAGTAGAAACATTAATTTATTATAGCAAAATCACTACCGACACAAAGCATATCACGAAAAGCTCTAAAAAAGAAATTCAGGAGAAATTAGACGAGTATTCAAAAAATGGATACCGTTTAGCTTCTACAGATGCCACAAATTTTGGATTAGCTGTCTATATCTATTTATACTTTGAGAAAGACCTATAG